The stretch of DNA TGGAAGCaattgaaggacttttttttacttctgcatcatatataaatatgaagcccATGTACCATATATGGTCTCCTTAATCTCCTAGGATGACTTCACACCTCCAACTAGCGAAGCAGCCCAAAACACCTGCTACCCAATTACTTTCCTCcttgtataaaattaatattcatgtttatgttcaaagtggtaactccctgtattccctctgtgggagtgccttacttttgtctgttcatccctttcccttattatcccttccccctgtacctcccacgaccctcttttgaacagctgtcaggacacattctactttcctccaccttgccatGTTATGGTACGCAACTTTGCTGATGGtctatcattgtcttttctgttccctccctccctgagttccatacacttgttccactggttccaaagtgctctacatctcactgagtatatagtcataactctttttgttcattagctgctctttgcactcatcttcttcttatgagacaaaagatgcccatcaatgcagaaaccaagattcattggcaaaaacacatttcctgtgtACATCACTGCATGGATAAGCCAGAGCATTTCCCTCACACCCGTCAGTGCCTGTGATCCTTCATACATATGATTGCAGTCCACACAGGATCACTGCAGGCAGCACTGCATCCTGTGTGTCCCTGGCAAATGCTGACCACAGGGCACTTCTCTCAGCTCACCTGCAACTGCTCAGTGGATATCCAGATGTTGCTGTCAGCATCTCATGTTGGCAAAGCAGAGTGGGTGTGCACATGGGTCTCAGTATTTAGGCAAGTAGACAGGAAGGATTatctttttgtaatctttatttggtgagacaaaaagaaaaggaagaacttaaaactgcaatacaaaaaatgaaaacatcctacAAATTAGTAAGTCTTCTGAACCCAAATACCTTTTATGTAAATCTGCTGCACTCCTAtcagcttcttaaactttaatcgATTTATGTTGAGTGAACTCATCCAATGCAAGGCTCTCACTGACCATtatcttttgacaattttatagcattcaaagacatatactaaaaatgggccgtttctcagggcctattctctacagaaaattacacaacacaggatattgaaaaagaaacccgAGACATCAAACCAAAAGGtctattttctgaaacaattggtaatgtgttttcacatgatctttacataaatgcttctcctttacagagatcatgctcacaaatcccacttgccctctctggagcactctgaccctgttcagttgtctcttcccctgaaggagagcagttcatgaagtgaaatcatgagaatacaaggagagacttcttgcgctgcttgttcttcctcttgttagctctggggcacacacccacacaaggaaggtggccagtgtccttggaacactgggcaggcaggtaaatttccttttcagtgtgattttttctCATGCCCACCCTGTACTTTGACGGGTGAATCATGATTCcattggaaggcagggtgccttctattttccggatgttgaattcagactttggccggttttgttgttggaggattttccactggtctaaggtgatttcttttgttgctgaatctTCCTTGTGCCCGCAGGATTCTCCAACTTGCATGTTGGACGGTCTGTGAAGCTCTCTTTGTTGCGCTCCCATGTCCTGGTCTGCCACCTCCAGGAGACTTTGTTCCTCACAATGAGAGAAACCAATACTGTGTCCATTGAGCTCACTCTTCTGAACATAAAAGAGGACATAAGCTTGCCTATTCAGCACAGATGTAATGCCACAGGGAGTTACCTTGGCATCATCCATTTCATACCAGTGTCCGTTGCCAGCTTTTATGTAACACAAGTAGTGCCCGCTGTGGCAGCTCAACCCAGCATGGACCAGTACAGCATACAGGACATACACAAGTGGTTCTGTGTTCTGGTGAGACATATACGGTTGCATATCAATACACTCTGGGTATTGCACGACCCTGCCGATTTTAACACCCGTGAaatcacagaaccttttcaacacaaggataagaaccttggggaccgttttcaaagtcagtgtcttggtagcaggcactctacttaaacaagtagcacaatcataggcctcttccccatccagattttcaggctttactaaacattttaatgcttcctgGACACTCTGAGCTGCCTTGATATCCAGACTTATATCCAGATAGGGGTCAAAGGTATCAGAAATGCCATGGCACCGGAGGCACTTGATTTGAGACCTCCAGTATCCTCCAAAGAGCTGACAGACTAGGCTGGTGTTCTCAGCCTGAGGATCCAAATCCTTGTGCCCAGGCAGGCATGAATTCAGCATTGCACCCAAAACGAACATCAGAAACTCATGGGCATCTTCCTGCTTATATTTATGGAAACCAGTCACCAGGGCCCTCAAAGGCTGGATCACCTTCCCAGAGTGCTGGAGAGCTCTTATCATGTGAGCTTGCAAAATACAAATCATGCAGGTGTTCAGTGGACAACAGGTCTGGGAGTGCTCCTGGGACAGCATATAGTTGGCAAGAGGGGCTGTGTATGTCAGACACTGCAGTGTGGCATTCATGTAGCAGGTGTTCCCCAGGTTCTGCAGCCCAGCACCAACCACATAAGGTTGCTTCCAAGTCACACAGAATTTCTCCTTGGGAGCTTTGTCTGTTGCCAACACACTCTCATGCTTATTaacatctgcatcttcccaagagggcaccccctgggctaaaggtcaaaaacacacaaaaggacttttagcaacaggacaattgaaagtagagaatctgttttggaaacacataagactcagacttacctctccagtggtgttgagcagcctccatttctgcaggagcaagaatccccaatttttctagctggaacttccagtaactgaggagtcctttttccctctgaggaagtctccaatgactgacctttggagcgcttggcctttttctatccccatttgccacgccccatcagttcacacaagttccaccaatcaccttccagaactcaatgtcatctgctttaaagggcttggtctttccttttccctgagACTTCAAGGTTGTCCCTTCCCCAATTTCTATATCAACAAACACGATCAAGGGGAGACACAATGGTTTACGGACCTCACGCCCagatcacaatgagaaaaaccaatcagttgcatttccttctactggaaagagtatggggcaaattatggaatttacaaaggaagcCCATACAGTTGGCAAACCCAATGccacacagtaaacaaaaatagtacaataaagaaaggaaaaaatgcaaagatgaaataaaccattaaataagctggtggaactgtgacattgccatactcatataggtttgtgttaattatgggaaatctaagtctgggaatattgtgaagcagctgcagaaaaatgaaaaggtcttgatataaagccccaataccatcaaggggttcttttcacttagttgtttctctatctccgtatttaatgaacataaattcttcaagttgggaagtacttttaaattggtccaagtaaacctgtgaagaaacttgtcacacaaactttccatctcagagattatgagattctatctgataaaattaggatgattgcattaaagacttcagagaaacttgtaatggcataggtagactgtctctaaaagaaataaccccccacaaaatcactggaaaaaacacccacaagacagtacatgtagattagttagaacgttttcctttcttcttggacatctggagttccaccatagcattgaaaagaaagcaactcttatttgcatttccttccaggATACTGGAGAAAATTCACGTGGGCAAAGTCATCTCCCCAGGGACTTTGAAGAGGCCCAGCAGTGTCACATGATCACCATTACGCATCCCACCTAAGGGAAACATCGTCAATCTCCTAATCTTTCAGCTGCAAATGGTAATGTGGTGTTGTGGCAGTTCTATCATTTCAAGGCATGGGTGTCTACCTCCCTTCTCTACTCATATGGATttagtaagacaaaacaaaaatagaaacaaaaaagcacaaaatgaacagttctgaatctgaacagggaaaacaccaacgcaaagaaatacctgaatatttgctctctttcgtgtttttgaggctactggactgagaacttttgctttcttggcaAGAGGACTACAAGATTCCCAACGGAAATATTCTAGACAGGAATCTTCAGCACGCACATGACGATTTCAATTTCCCccaaaatcatttatttacttacttattgattgatttatttgtttgttggtttatgtttaaattaggatacattccttggacacagagtattcattttgacagttccatgcatgttttcattttgcctcttacATTACCCCAGGTTTTGTCTAGCTCAACTCCTTCCTAGTCAACTTGGGGCAATTGCAGCGTTTTTCCTTCTTATCGTTCctaatgctttttaattccacggaccaca from Castor canadensis chromosome 10, mCasCan1.hap1v2, whole genome shotgun sequence encodes:
- the LOC141411403 gene encoding ubiquitin carboxyl-terminal hydrolase 17-like protein 6, with translation MGEVFTYLREEDLVAVFSPKLCLVVVGKNHSSQYITANTFRDGMSLFQIICVLRNSEIETQGVPSWEDADVNKHESVLATDKAPKEKFCVTWKQPYVVGAGLQNLGNTCYMNATLQCLTYTAPLANYMLSQEHSQTCCPLNTCMICILQAHMIRALQHSGKVIQPLRALVTGFHKYKQEDAHEFLMFVLGAMLNSCLPGHKDLDPQAENTSLVCQLFGGYWRSQIKCLRCHGISDTFDPYLDISLDIKAAQSVQEALKCLVKPENLDGEEAYDCATCLSRVPATKTLTLKTVPKVLILVLKRFCDFTGVKIGRVVQYPECIDMQPYMSHQNTEPLVYVLYAVLVHAGLSCHSGHYLCYIKAGNGHWYEMDDAKVTPCGITSVLNRQAYVLFYVQKSELNGHSIGFSHCEEQSLLEVADQDMGAQQRELHRPSNMQVGESCGHKEDSATKEITLDQWKILQQQNRPKSEFNIRKIEGTLPSNGIMIHPSKYRVGMRKNHTEKEIYLPAQCSKDTGHLPCVGMKKKGKPDHQRQEFACG